In Trichomycterus rosablanca isolate fTriRos1 chromosome 5, fTriRos1.hap1, whole genome shotgun sequence, the sequence tgGAGGAGTGGGTAACTaaatgggtgagtgggtggatggatggatggctggaggAGTGGGTAACTAAATGGgggagtgggtggatggatggatggctggaggAGTGGGTAACTAAATGGGTGAGTGGATAATTAAGTAAGCAAATGGgggagtgggtggatggatggatggctgtaAAAGTGGGTAACTAAATGGGTGAGTGGATAATTAAGTAAGCAAATGGgggagtgggtggatggatggctggctgGAGGAGTGGGTAACTAAATGGGTGAGTGGATAATTAAGTAAGCAAATGGgggagtgggtggatggatggatgctgtAAAAGTGGGTAACTAAAATGGGTGAGTGGATAATTAAGTAAGCAAATGGGGGAGTGGgggagtgggtggatggatggctggctgGAGGAGTGGGTAACTAAATGGGTGAGTGGATAATTAAGTAAGCAAATGGgggagtgggtggatggatggatggctgtaAAAGTGGGTAACAATGGGTGAGTGGATAATTAAGTAAGCAAATGGgggagtgggtggatggatggctggctgGAGGAGTGGGTAActaaatgggtgagtgagtatatAATTAAGTAAGCAAATGGGGGAGTgggtgggtgaatggatggctggaagagtgggtgagtggataATCAAGTAAGCAAATGGGCGAGTGGGtgagtaggtggatggatggctggctggctgggaAAGTGAGTGGCTGAGTGAGGAAGAGAGAGATTTTATTCAATTTGCTGATCGAAATTGAACTGATCTGGGCTTAAAGTAAAATTAAGACCCTACCGCAGTGTCTAAGACCCTTGGAGCAGCAACTGTTCCATAGTAATGATGTTTACTTTCATTAAAATGTGCGGAATCAGCTAAATATGTACCCAACACTGCTACATGACTTTAGATATGCACTAGAATTCAGACACTGTATTACTGACTCTAAAGATAAGAtagattattaattaaatgaataaacgcACCTCCTTGTGCTAGTGTAGCTCTGTCAGTGATGAGTTTCAGTTCTTCATATAGAGATCTGTACATCTCATGGAGCTTCTCAAACTCCTCCGACGACATGATGTTCCTTTATCCTTTTCTCCAGACACTCACTTTAAATCCTTTACAATTATAAAAATACAGCTTTAAATTACTGCTATTCACAATAAAACCACATAAATAATCAGTTTACAGAGCAACAGAATAATAACATcctgaaagaagctttatttCCTCAAGTGACCGTGTAGCTGTTCTAAACACTGACTGTaaacaaatcattaaaatatatgttttaacattaatgaaacaataaatcTGCACAAAGGTATTGGTTTTTATTatctataaattataaaaagaaaacaaagagcAATACTTAGATTTTAAAAGGGAATTGTTCAAAAAATATCCTATCAGGCGACACTCAAACGTCTTTCAGCAAACGATGCATTGTGGGTAATGTAGTGTTTGTGGTACAAAGCCAGACgtctgtaatttttttttaatgtaaggtttttttttatcactctgTACTCCACTATAGTTATTTTTTATAGtgaatttttaattaattaattctttttatttttagattttcaattgtattattattgcaaATAATTGTTCATATTTTTTGATAGTTTTTGATGTTCTATAcacttatttttcatttaaattttttttgtttatctttttactctggtcagggttgtggtgggtctggttttacGAGACAAACAtttggcacaaggcaggaacactttggacaaggtgccagtccatcacatgaaATAACACAAATCCTCTTCTGGAAACTTAAATACTGCATTTTCCTgtaaaaatggaaaaataaataGACACAGCAATCACCCCTTTCATCCTTTCTGAATATGTTACATTTGTCAAATAAGCTgtaagtgtttaaaaaaaaaaagcagaattttttaactgatcagggtgtgtaacCTTAAAACAAACCAATAAAACATACTATTAGTTTAAACTTTTGCACATGATTTTGCCACCCTCCATACACACCTGGAAGGGGACAATGTATGGTTGTAAACGTCACGTGTCACGCATCAGTACTACAATATATAAAAACTACAACTCCCATGATCCTCTCGGCGCTCAGCGAGTAGGAGGTTAAGCAGAGGCGCATATCATCACACATTCATACAGCACAGTATTGGAGTATTACCATCAGATACTGTACGTTTTACCGAATATATCCGATATCATGTTTCTGATCATCTTGGGATGTGGAATAATCGCTTTAATACTCAGGATCATGTCTCCTCAGATCAGGTAGGATGATCACCtgtaacctaaataatactgctGCACCATAGAATCTGTAGGTTCGGTTCTACAATGCACATGTTTACATGgttatatatgtaatatatatatatatacccacacacacataaatatatagGGATGCTTAAGGGTGCAGTGAtaattctgaaaaaaaaaaaaatcctgaaaaCATGTACAGAGCAGGGTGCTGAAACATTTTTTAAGAATAATATTTACgtaaatgtatattaattaTAGATTTTCAAGAACTTACACCACGACATTACACCACGCTGTATTTATATACTCAGATATCTTATGGGTGATTGATCACTATAGTAACTGGCTCCGCTCAGTATACATATAATTCGCTTATCCAAACAACCAATAAAATTTCACCGGGGGCGGGGCTAATTATGCATGTATAAATTGATTATGCAGCttgcaatctgattggttgttgAGGGTTGGCGTGGTGGTATGAtcaaagtaagtaagtaagtaaattttatttataaagcactcttaaaacaacttacgttgaccaaagtgctgtacatcgaataagcatacataacacaacattatgttaaaaaagtaagaaccaaataaaaatacagagtaagagacaaaataaaacagatacaaatatataaaggtgtactgtactgttaatatgttatgtataattttacttattttatatatttttttaaatgttcttatATTTTGTCTGTTCTGTTtactttgttttaatttaaacatACACCAATTATGTTCTCATATCTtgggcaatttaaagcagccaccttctgtatatttttgactaGAGATCACAAACCCCCGGTTCCTAAGACAAATGTTGCTGTTCGGCACTCTCTGTAGCAGCCATGCCACCcccattttttatattttactatttaattgtGAGATGTACCACTCAACACCTCCGAGATCCGAGTTCGAATTTCAGTCATGCTACTGGCCAACGTCtatcttaattttaatttaCTACAAAGTGGtccaattttttaaaatgtatttaatgttgttgtttttttgtttttttttacattttctgtatttttatttttaattgtactGCACCTCACAGAGGTTCTCTCTTGTGGACTCTACTCTTTATCTCAACCCATAGGCCCAAAATTGTTTTATATTCAACTCCACTTGATCAGCCAAGTATCTAATGTTGGTTGAATCTCTGTCTGATTCTCATTGTGTGTGTAGGAAATATTCTGCAGGTGGAGTGTGTTTATCCACAAGTCATCTAGATGGAAAGACGGTGCTTATTACAGGTGCAAACACCGGCATTGGGAAGGAGACGGCACTGGACTTGGCAGCACGGGGTGAGGGAGAGTATATGAGCaaaataatgcaataaaattCACTCGATATGACTGTCTATGAGTTTGTTGTTCCAAAAACCACAGGAGCACGGGTGATCATGGCCTGTCGGGATGTGGAGAAGGGTGAGGAAGCAGCAGCCGAGATTCGGGCACGTGTTGGTGGAGCTGAGGTGGAGGTACGAGAGCTCGACCTGGCCGATACCTACTCAATACGGGCTTTTGCACAAAGATTTCTCCTAGGTATATTTATtttgatatataaataatgtgtgtgttttaaccaTTCAGTACAGTTGAGGGTCCATAAGGAATAAAGAGCATCATTTATAACAGTCATACAGGATCACTTGCACCCTGTGGTGTAAACATTCATTAAAGCACTTGGCAGGTGTTTTTATTCCAAGTAATTGAGTGAAGCACCTTGCTTAAGGGGGTAAACTTGGctatagtggggcttgaaccactaaCCTTTGGAGTTCTTTAAATACTTAGCAACCCCGTCCTTACTCCTTTCCTGATCCTCCCATGTTTGAGGATTATACTGACCCCATTCCTATTGCAAAAAGTACTAAAGAGGGGTTTCGTGAACACTTCGCTGAAGGTTCTGGATCACAGATTGCAAGCAAAACCATTCAGCATATTTATAAGCATAATAATACTACAGCACAGACCTTTCACAATGTCCATGGTATTCGAGGAGAATTTTGTGGGTCAGGCTAACTGAAGTGCACCGGGTATTTCTGTCCCTTTCTTTTCACAGAGGTGAGTCACCTGCACATCCTCATAAATAATGCTGGAGTGATGATGTGTCCTTACATGAAGACTGCAGACGGGTTTGAGATGCACTTGGGAGTTAATCACCTAGGTGAGTATTTGTAGTCATTTAATGAAATCAATctggtcatttccagttccccaTTGTACTTTACCGGCTGCTTTTTATCACTTTTTATCCCGCCCAGAGCCGTAttgcatatggagagtcacgctatgCTCCTTGTGACTCCCCACCACTTGTGTCAGTACCCTGACCACTCCCAGAGATCAGTATCACAGCAGAAAAGATGAGAAACACTGTGTGTGATGGGTGTCTGGCCAGCTGTGTGTTAGCGTGTCGGACTGGGACAttggaagaacatgccaaactttttacagatttttgaCAAGGTTCCTTTATTGACAAAATGATCTGGGATCTATGGTTAGAATccttagcagtgctatcggaCGGTCAAGCGTCTAAATACAGACTCGATTGGCTATGTcgacaagcaatcagactcctcaactcagtactgtaacaatttcctctgctgccacacactgaactatATTGACTATGTTAGGCTGTTTTACctgtttattcaaatattgaaaaagtctttttgtatttttgcaccttatttacttcttaggcaccttatctccaTTGCCAATTTCActgtttattcaaatattgaaaagtcttttttgcaccttatttacttttcagGCTCCATTGCCAATtcttacgctgctaatgtacaacatgtcactacctcatgaaccattgtaccatctattcaccatcatgtactaacacttgtctttagtcctgtcttctaattacttgtttagattaggaataattaggaatatcttttgtagttatttattataggattttttgtatttattgttgtacttacactgttttgtatttacactgttttgtcttgcactttttgtaccgtgttacaccgtgatcctagaggaacgctgtttcg encodes:
- the rdh12 gene encoding retinol dehydrogenase 12 isoform X2; protein product: MFLIILGCGIIALILRIMSPQIRKYSAGGVCLSTSHLDGKTVLITGANTGIGKETALDLAARGARVIMACRDVEKGEEAAAEIRARVGGAEVEVRELDLADTYSIRAFAQRFLLEVSHLHILINNAGVMMCPYMKTADGFEMHLGVNHLGHFLLTYLLIGILKRSAPSRIVVVSSLAHYFGWIRFHDLHSQGSYNSGLAYCQSKLANVLFTRELARRLTGSNVTVNSVHPGTVRSDLVRHSTMMSLVFALFSMFLKTPQEGAQSSIYCSVAGELHSITGKHFRHPPHRQ